In Betta splendens chromosome 19, fBetSpl5.4, whole genome shotgun sequence, the following proteins share a genomic window:
- the fmnl1b gene encoding formin-like protein 1 isoform X6: MGNAAGSMELPNPREARSGPAPALPTGPQKPAAVPKLPMPGEEELEERFSALLNTMNLPPDKVKILGQYDNEKKWDLICDQERFQVKNPPAAYLEKLRTCLDQGGVSRKFKRRVQECTQVLRELEISLRTNHIGWAEEFLNEDNQGLNVLVDYLSFANVAVASDVDNVDNGLVHTNKGKNTEKSVEDLSRSASNSPSHKALTVRFNSLQHRKAQRNSRVVSQKDDVHLCIMCLRAIMNYQSGFNLVMKHPSCVNEIALSLNNRNPRTKALVLELLAAVCLVRGGHDIILSAFDNFKEVCGEKSRFEKLMEFFCNDDNNIDFMVACMQFINIVVHSVENMNFRVYLQYEFTQHGLDDYLEKLKFTESDKLSVQIQAYLDNLFDVGALLEDAETKNALLEHMEELQEHNTQLSSRLQESEREAMEKVTELEKNLIQATKEVALLQESLRESSSQVTLLQQRERDIEVERESERARLRDQERCTQSLRELEVKVQALVQQGLVRMERSPCGRLDLLLLPVNPSAAQKRQVDRGIKAEDETDSGEATPTSSEGSVQSVPQAPPPPPPPLPPPGAATAPPPPPVAPPAVPTPGGGFKKKKSIKTKYRMPLLNWQDLKCNQVAGTIFSELDDEHVYEEVNMAAFEEQFKTKAQSAPVELGTLKKKLAQKAPSKVSLMEPNRAKNLAITLRKEGVAGSDICCAIETYNPKALSLDFLELLERFIPTEYEMKLIHSYECEGRPLDELSEEDRFMVLFSKIPRLGQRISTLTFMGNFPESVQLMQPQLNAVIAASMSLKSSVKLKKLLEIILAFGNYMNSSKRGAAYGFRLQSLDLLLDTKSTDRKQTLLNFITSIIQEKYPEVRSFYAELHFLDKAALVSLDSIQQDVQALERGMELTRREFSIEKDNPVLQTFLSLNTGLLNALTADRRTAQDVYDSVVEYFGENSKTTPPSMFFPVFIRFIKAYKQAEQENEQRKKHELNSEAPSTPPRPDGSETKVLLIPKLQQMDLIAELKRRQVSPLVRERKDGAIEDIITDLKNQPYRRADAARHSAKWKQSQQLQVSSDISL; this comes from the exons ATGGGAAACGCAGCAGGAAGCATGGAGCTGCCCAACCCCAGGGAGGCCAGGAGCGGGCCGGCCCCTGCGCTCCCCACGGGGCCCCAGAAACCGGCCGCGGTGCCCAAACTGCCAATGCCCggcgaggaggagctggaggagcgcttCAGCGCGCTTCTG AACACGATGAATCTTCCTCCGGACAAAGTGAAGATCCTCGGTCAGTACGACAATGAGAAGAAGTGGGACCTGATCTGTGACCAG gagcgCTTTCAGGTGAAGAATCCACCGGCTGCGTATCTGGAGAAGCTCAGGACGTGTCTGGACCAGGGAGGCGTCAGTAGAAAG TTCAAGAGACGTGTCCAGGAGTGCACTCAGGTCCTGAGGGAGCTGGAAATCTCCCTGCGGACCAACCACATTGG tTGGGCGGAAGAGTTTCTGAATGAAGACAATCAGGGCCTCAACGTCCTTGTGGATTATCTGTCGTTTGCCAACGTCGCTGTCGC GTCGGACGTGGACAATGTGGACAACGGCTTggttcacacaaacaaaggcaaaaacacagaGAAGTCGGTGGAAGACCTGAGCAGAAGCGCCAGCAACTCGCCTTCACACAAGGCGCTGACAGTGAG ATTCAACTCTCTCCAACACAGGAAAGCCCAGAGGAACTCACGGGTGGTGAGCCAGAAGGACGACGTCCACCTCTGCATCATGTGCTTACGTGCCATCATGAACTATCAG TCTGGGTTCAACCTGGTGATGAAGCATCCGTCCTGTGTCAACGAGATCGCGCTGAGCCTCAACAACAGGAACCCAAG GACCAAGGcgctggtgctggagctgctggctgcCGTGTGTCTGGTGAGAGGAGGCCACGACATCATCCTGTCTGCCTTCGACAACTTCAAAGAG GTTTGTGGAGAGAAAAGTCGATTTGAGAAGCTCATGGAGTTTTTCTGCAACGACGACAACAACATCGACTTCatg GTGGCCTGTATGCAGTTCATCAACATCGTGGTCCACTCAGTGGAAAACATGAACTTCAGAGTTTACCTCCAGTACGAGTTCACGCAGCACGGGCTGGACGACTACCTGGAG AAGCTGAAGTTCACAGAGAGCGACAAGCTGTCGGTGCAGATCCAGGCCTACCTCGACAATCTGTTCGATGTGGGAGCTTTGCTGGAGGACGCGGAGACGAAGAACGCGCTGCTGGAGCACATGGAGGAACTGCAGGAGCACAACACGCAG CTGAGCAGCAGGCTTcaggagagcgagagggaggcgaTGGAGAAAGTCACTGAGCTGGAGAAGAACCTGATTCAGGCCACAAAAGAAGTGGCGCTGCTCCAG GAGAGTCTACGCGAGTCCAGCTCTCAGgtgactctgctgcagcagcgagagagagacatagaAGTGGagcgggagagcgagagagcgcggCTGCGCGACCAGGAGCGCTGCACCCAGAGCCTGAGGGAGCTggaggtcaaagttcaggcCCTGGTGCAGCAGGGGCTCGTCCGCATGGAGCGCTCTCCATGCGGACGCCtggacctcctgctgctgcccgtCAACCCCAGCGCTGCACAGAAGCGTCAGGTCGACAGAGGAATCAAAGCCGAGGATGAAACGGACTCGGGTgaggccacgcccacttcctcTGAAGGTTCAGTGCAGTCCGTGCCCCAGgctcctcccccacccccgcccccgttgcctcctccaggagctgccacagctcctcctcctcctcctgtagcTCCACCTGCCGTGCCGACTCCTGGAGGTG GTttcaagaagaagaagtccaTCAAGACCAAGTATCGAATGCCACTGTTGAACTGGCAGGACCTCAAATGCAACCAGGTGGCAGGAACCATCTTCAGTGAGCTGGACGACGAACACGTCTACGAG GAGGTGAACATGGCTGCATTCGAGGAACAGTTCAAGACCAAGGCCCAGTCGGCTCCCGTAGAACTGGGAACTCTGAAGAAGAAACTGGCCCAGAAGGCCCCCAGCAAAGTGTCTCTGATGGAGCCCAACAGGGCCAAGAACCTGGCCATCACGCTGCGTAAGGAAGGCGTGGCCGGGTCCGACATCTGCTGCGCCATAGAGAC GTACAACCCAAAAGCCCTGAGCCTGGACTTCCTGGAGCTCCTGGAGCGCTTCATCCCCACCGAGTACGAGATGAAGCTCATCCACAGCTACGAGTGCGAGGGCAGGCCCCTGGACGAGCTCAGCGAGGAGGACCGCTTCATGGTGCTCTTCAGCAAGATCCCTCGGCTCGGCCAGCGCATCAGCACCCTCACCTTCATGGGCAACTTCCCCGAGAGCGTCCAGCTAATGCAGCCT CAACTCAACGCGGTCATCGCTGCGTCCATGTCGCTGAAATCATCCGTCAAGCTGAAGAAACTCCTGGAG ATCATCTTAGCGTTTGGAAACTACATGAACAGCAGCAAGCGAGGAGCCGCGTACGGCTTCCGGCTGCAGAGCCTGGATCTG CTGTTAGACACTAAATCCACTGATCGGAAGCAGACGTTGCTGAACTTCATCACCAGCATCATCCAGGAGAAATACCCTGAGGTCCGGTCCTTCTACGCCGAGCTGCACTTTCTGGATAAGGCGGCGCTTG TTTCTCTGGACAGCATTCAGCAGGACGTGCAGGCTCTGGAGCGAGGCATGGAGCTGACCAGGAGGGAGTTCTCCATAGAGAAGGACAACCCTGTGCTCCAGACGTTCCTCAGCCTCAACACGGGGCTGCTCAACGCGCTGACGGCCGACAGAAGGACCGCTCAG GACGTGTACGACTCCGTCGTCGAGTACTTTGGAGAGAACTCCAAGACGACGCCTCCGTCCATGTTCTTCCCCGTCTTCATCAGATTCATTAAAGCCTACAAG CAAGCGGAGCAGGAGaacgagcagaggaagaaacacGAGCTAAACAGCGAAGCTCCGTCGACTCCACCCAGACCTGACGGTTCGGAGACCAAG GTTCTCCTGATTCCcaaactgcagcagatggaTCTAATCGCGGAGCTGAAGAGGCGGCAGGTGTCTCCTCTggtgagggagaggaaggacgGCGCCATCGAGGACATCATCACAG ATCTGAAGAACCAGCCGTACAGACGAGCTGACGCCGCCCGACACAGTGCCAAGTGGAAGCagagtcagcagctgcaggtgtccTCGGACATCTCCCTCTGA
- the fmnl1b gene encoding formin-like protein 1 isoform X4: MGNAAGSMELPNPREARSGPAPALPTGPQKPAAVPKLPMPGEEELEERFSALLNTMNLPPDKVKILGQYDNEKKWDLICDQERFQVKNPPAAYLEKLRTCLDQGGVSRKFKRRVQECTQVLRELEISLRTNHIGWAEEFLNEDNQGLNVLVDYLSFANVAVASDVDNVDNGLVHTNKGKNTEKSVEDLSRSASNSPSHKALTVRFNSLQHRKAQRNSRVVSQKDDVHLCIMCLRAIMNYQSGFNLVMKHPSCVNEIALSLNNRNPRTKALVLELLAAVCLVRGGHDIILSAFDNFKEVCGEKSRFEKLMEFFCNDDNNIDFMVACMQFINIVVHSVENMNFRVYLQYEFTQHGLDDYLEKLKFTESDKLSVQIQAYLDNLFDVGALLEDAETKNALLEHMEELQEHNTQLSSRLQESEREAMEKVTELEKNLIQATKEVALLQVTAAARPTGAGSWKLEVVTRHASAFQESLRESSSQVTLLQQRERDIEVERESERARLRDQERCTQSLRELEVKVQALVQQGLVRMERSPCGRLDLLLLPVNPSAAQKRQVDRGIKAEDETDSGEATPTSSEGSVQSVPQAPPPPPPPLPPPGAATAPPPPPVAPPAVPTPGGGFKKKKSIKTKYRMPLLNWQDLKCNQVAGTIFSELDDEHVYEEVNMAAFEEQFKTKAQSAPVELGTLKKKLAQKAPSKVSLMEPNRAKNLAITLRKEGVAGSDICCAIETYNPKALSLDFLELLERFIPTEYEMKLIHSYECEGRPLDELSEEDRFMVLFSKIPRLGQRISTLTFMGNFPESVQLMQPQLNAVIAASMSLKSSVKLKKLLEIILAFGNYMNSSKRGAAYGFRLQSLDLLLDTKSTDRKQTLLNFITSIIQEKYPEVRSFYAELHFLDKAALVSLDSIQQDVQALERGMELTRREFSIEKDNPVLQTFLSLNTGLLNALTADRRTAQDVYDSVVEYFGENSKTTPPSMFFPVFIRFIKAYKQAEQENEQRKKHELNSEAPSTPPRPDGSETKVLLIPKLQQMDLIAELKRRQVSPLVRERKDGAIEDIITDLKNQPYRRADAARHSAKWKQSQQLQVSSDISL, translated from the exons ATGGGAAACGCAGCAGGAAGCATGGAGCTGCCCAACCCCAGGGAGGCCAGGAGCGGGCCGGCCCCTGCGCTCCCCACGGGGCCCCAGAAACCGGCCGCGGTGCCCAAACTGCCAATGCCCggcgaggaggagctggaggagcgcttCAGCGCGCTTCTG AACACGATGAATCTTCCTCCGGACAAAGTGAAGATCCTCGGTCAGTACGACAATGAGAAGAAGTGGGACCTGATCTGTGACCAG gagcgCTTTCAGGTGAAGAATCCACCGGCTGCGTATCTGGAGAAGCTCAGGACGTGTCTGGACCAGGGAGGCGTCAGTAGAAAG TTCAAGAGACGTGTCCAGGAGTGCACTCAGGTCCTGAGGGAGCTGGAAATCTCCCTGCGGACCAACCACATTGG tTGGGCGGAAGAGTTTCTGAATGAAGACAATCAGGGCCTCAACGTCCTTGTGGATTATCTGTCGTTTGCCAACGTCGCTGTCGC GTCGGACGTGGACAATGTGGACAACGGCTTggttcacacaaacaaaggcaaaaacacagaGAAGTCGGTGGAAGACCTGAGCAGAAGCGCCAGCAACTCGCCTTCACACAAGGCGCTGACAGTGAG ATTCAACTCTCTCCAACACAGGAAAGCCCAGAGGAACTCACGGGTGGTGAGCCAGAAGGACGACGTCCACCTCTGCATCATGTGCTTACGTGCCATCATGAACTATCAG TCTGGGTTCAACCTGGTGATGAAGCATCCGTCCTGTGTCAACGAGATCGCGCTGAGCCTCAACAACAGGAACCCAAG GACCAAGGcgctggtgctggagctgctggctgcCGTGTGTCTGGTGAGAGGAGGCCACGACATCATCCTGTCTGCCTTCGACAACTTCAAAGAG GTTTGTGGAGAGAAAAGTCGATTTGAGAAGCTCATGGAGTTTTTCTGCAACGACGACAACAACATCGACTTCatg GTGGCCTGTATGCAGTTCATCAACATCGTGGTCCACTCAGTGGAAAACATGAACTTCAGAGTTTACCTCCAGTACGAGTTCACGCAGCACGGGCTGGACGACTACCTGGAG AAGCTGAAGTTCACAGAGAGCGACAAGCTGTCGGTGCAGATCCAGGCCTACCTCGACAATCTGTTCGATGTGGGAGCTTTGCTGGAGGACGCGGAGACGAAGAACGCGCTGCTGGAGCACATGGAGGAACTGCAGGAGCACAACACGCAG CTGAGCAGCAGGCTTcaggagagcgagagggaggcgaTGGAGAAAGTCACTGAGCTGGAGAAGAACCTGATTCAGGCCACAAAAGAAGTGGCGCTGCTCCAGGTAACAGCAGCCGCGCGTCCCACAGGCGCTGGAAGCTGGAAGCTGGAGGTCGTAACGCGTCACGCGTCTGCGTTTCAGGAGAGTCTACGCGAGTCCAGCTCTCAGgtgactctgctgcagcagcgagagagagacatagaAGTGGagcgggagagcgagagagcgcggCTGCGCGACCAGGAGCGCTGCACCCAGAGCCTGAGGGAGCTggaggtcaaagttcaggcCCTGGTGCAGCAGGGGCTCGTCCGCATGGAGCGCTCTCCATGCGGACGCCtggacctcctgctgctgcccgtCAACCCCAGCGCTGCACAGAAGCGTCAGGTCGACAGAGGAATCAAAGCCGAGGATGAAACGGACTCGGGTgaggccacgcccacttcctcTGAAGGTTCAGTGCAGTCCGTGCCCCAGgctcctcccccacccccgcccccgttgcctcctccaggagctgccacagctcctcctcctcctcctgtagcTCCACCTGCCGTGCCGACTCCTGGAGGTG GTttcaagaagaagaagtccaTCAAGACCAAGTATCGAATGCCACTGTTGAACTGGCAGGACCTCAAATGCAACCAGGTGGCAGGAACCATCTTCAGTGAGCTGGACGACGAACACGTCTACGAG GAGGTGAACATGGCTGCATTCGAGGAACAGTTCAAGACCAAGGCCCAGTCGGCTCCCGTAGAACTGGGAACTCTGAAGAAGAAACTGGCCCAGAAGGCCCCCAGCAAAGTGTCTCTGATGGAGCCCAACAGGGCCAAGAACCTGGCCATCACGCTGCGTAAGGAAGGCGTGGCCGGGTCCGACATCTGCTGCGCCATAGAGAC GTACAACCCAAAAGCCCTGAGCCTGGACTTCCTGGAGCTCCTGGAGCGCTTCATCCCCACCGAGTACGAGATGAAGCTCATCCACAGCTACGAGTGCGAGGGCAGGCCCCTGGACGAGCTCAGCGAGGAGGACCGCTTCATGGTGCTCTTCAGCAAGATCCCTCGGCTCGGCCAGCGCATCAGCACCCTCACCTTCATGGGCAACTTCCCCGAGAGCGTCCAGCTAATGCAGCCT CAACTCAACGCGGTCATCGCTGCGTCCATGTCGCTGAAATCATCCGTCAAGCTGAAGAAACTCCTGGAG ATCATCTTAGCGTTTGGAAACTACATGAACAGCAGCAAGCGAGGAGCCGCGTACGGCTTCCGGCTGCAGAGCCTGGATCTG CTGTTAGACACTAAATCCACTGATCGGAAGCAGACGTTGCTGAACTTCATCACCAGCATCATCCAGGAGAAATACCCTGAGGTCCGGTCCTTCTACGCCGAGCTGCACTTTCTGGATAAGGCGGCGCTTG TTTCTCTGGACAGCATTCAGCAGGACGTGCAGGCTCTGGAGCGAGGCATGGAGCTGACCAGGAGGGAGTTCTCCATAGAGAAGGACAACCCTGTGCTCCAGACGTTCCTCAGCCTCAACACGGGGCTGCTCAACGCGCTGACGGCCGACAGAAGGACCGCTCAG GACGTGTACGACTCCGTCGTCGAGTACTTTGGAGAGAACTCCAAGACGACGCCTCCGTCCATGTTCTTCCCCGTCTTCATCAGATTCATTAAAGCCTACAAG CAAGCGGAGCAGGAGaacgagcagaggaagaaacacGAGCTAAACAGCGAAGCTCCGTCGACTCCACCCAGACCTGACGGTTCGGAGACCAAG GTTCTCCTGATTCCcaaactgcagcagatggaTCTAATCGCGGAGCTGAAGAGGCGGCAGGTGTCTCCTCTggtgagggagaggaaggacgGCGCCATCGAGGACATCATCACAG ATCTGAAGAACCAGCCGTACAGACGAGCTGACGCCGCCCGACACAGTGCCAAGTGGAAGCagagtcagcagctgcaggtgtccTCGGACATCTCCCTCTGA
- the fmnl1b gene encoding formin-like protein 1 isoform X1: MGNAAGSMELPNPREARSGPAPALPTGPQKPAAVPKLPMPGEEELEERFSALLNTMNLPPDKVKILGQYDNEKKWDLICDQERFQVKNPPAAYLEKLRTCLDQGGVSRKFKRRVQECTQVLRELEISLRTNHIGWAEEFLNEDNQGLNVLVDYLSFANVAVASDVDNVDNGLVHTNKGKNTEKSVEDLSRSASNSPSHKALTVRKAQRNSRVVSQKDDVHLCIMCLRAIMNYQSGFNLVMKHPSCVNEIALSLNNRNPRTKALVLELLAAVCLVRGGHDIILSAFDNFKEVCGEKSRFEKLMEFFCNDDNNIDFMVACMQFINIVVHSVENMNFRVYLQYEFTQHGLDDYLEKLKFTESDKLSVQIQAYLDNLFDVGALLEDAETKNALLEHMEELQEHNTQLSSRLQESEREAMEKVTELEKNLIQATKEVALLQVTAAARPTGAGSWKLEVVTRHASAFQESLRESSSQVTLLQQRERDIEVERESERARLRDQERCTQSLRELEVKVQALVQQGLVRMERSPCGRLDLLLLPVNPSAAQKRQVDRGIKAEDETDSGEATPTSSEGSVQSVPQAPPPPPPPLPPPGAATAPPPPPVAPPAVPTPGGGFKKKKSIKTKYRMPLLNWQDLKCNQVAGTIFSELDDEHVYEEVNMAAFEEQFKTKAQSAPVELGTLKKKLAQKAPSKVSLMEPNRAKNLAITLRKEGVAGSDICCAIETYNPKALSLDFLELLERFIPTEYEMKLIHSYECEGRPLDELSEEDRFMVLFSKIPRLGQRISTLTFMGNFPESVQLMQPQLNAVIAASMSLKSSVKLKKLLEIILAFGNYMNSSKRGAAYGFRLQSLDLLLDTKSTDRKQTLLNFITSIIQEKYPEVRSFYAELHFLDKAALGEQPTDAHVCSGGVHPILSDLSWTFWPVSLDSIQQDVQALERGMELTRREFSIEKDNPVLQTFLSLNTGLLNALTADRRTAQDVYDSVVEYFGENSKTTPPSMFFPVFIRFIKAYKQAEQENEQRKKHELNSEAPSTPPRPDGSETKVLLIPKLQQMDLIAELKRRQVSPLVRERKDGAIEDIITDLKNQPYRRADAARHSAKWKQSQQLQVSSDISL; this comes from the exons ATGGGAAACGCAGCAGGAAGCATGGAGCTGCCCAACCCCAGGGAGGCCAGGAGCGGGCCGGCCCCTGCGCTCCCCACGGGGCCCCAGAAACCGGCCGCGGTGCCCAAACTGCCAATGCCCggcgaggaggagctggaggagcgcttCAGCGCGCTTCTG AACACGATGAATCTTCCTCCGGACAAAGTGAAGATCCTCGGTCAGTACGACAATGAGAAGAAGTGGGACCTGATCTGTGACCAG gagcgCTTTCAGGTGAAGAATCCACCGGCTGCGTATCTGGAGAAGCTCAGGACGTGTCTGGACCAGGGAGGCGTCAGTAGAAAG TTCAAGAGACGTGTCCAGGAGTGCACTCAGGTCCTGAGGGAGCTGGAAATCTCCCTGCGGACCAACCACATTGG tTGGGCGGAAGAGTTTCTGAATGAAGACAATCAGGGCCTCAACGTCCTTGTGGATTATCTGTCGTTTGCCAACGTCGCTGTCGC GTCGGACGTGGACAATGTGGACAACGGCTTggttcacacaaacaaaggcaaaaacacagaGAAGTCGGTGGAAGACCTGAGCAGAAGCGCCAGCAACTCGCCTTCACACAAGGCGCTGACAGTGAG GAAAGCCCAGAGGAACTCACGGGTGGTGAGCCAGAAGGACGACGTCCACCTCTGCATCATGTGCTTACGTGCCATCATGAACTATCAG TCTGGGTTCAACCTGGTGATGAAGCATCCGTCCTGTGTCAACGAGATCGCGCTGAGCCTCAACAACAGGAACCCAAG GACCAAGGcgctggtgctggagctgctggctgcCGTGTGTCTGGTGAGAGGAGGCCACGACATCATCCTGTCTGCCTTCGACAACTTCAAAGAG GTTTGTGGAGAGAAAAGTCGATTTGAGAAGCTCATGGAGTTTTTCTGCAACGACGACAACAACATCGACTTCatg GTGGCCTGTATGCAGTTCATCAACATCGTGGTCCACTCAGTGGAAAACATGAACTTCAGAGTTTACCTCCAGTACGAGTTCACGCAGCACGGGCTGGACGACTACCTGGAG AAGCTGAAGTTCACAGAGAGCGACAAGCTGTCGGTGCAGATCCAGGCCTACCTCGACAATCTGTTCGATGTGGGAGCTTTGCTGGAGGACGCGGAGACGAAGAACGCGCTGCTGGAGCACATGGAGGAACTGCAGGAGCACAACACGCAG CTGAGCAGCAGGCTTcaggagagcgagagggaggcgaTGGAGAAAGTCACTGAGCTGGAGAAGAACCTGATTCAGGCCACAAAAGAAGTGGCGCTGCTCCAGGTAACAGCAGCCGCGCGTCCCACAGGCGCTGGAAGCTGGAAGCTGGAGGTCGTAACGCGTCACGCGTCTGCGTTTCAGGAGAGTCTACGCGAGTCCAGCTCTCAGgtgactctgctgcagcagcgagagagagacatagaAGTGGagcgggagagcgagagagcgcggCTGCGCGACCAGGAGCGCTGCACCCAGAGCCTGAGGGAGCTggaggtcaaagttcaggcCCTGGTGCAGCAGGGGCTCGTCCGCATGGAGCGCTCTCCATGCGGACGCCtggacctcctgctgctgcccgtCAACCCCAGCGCTGCACAGAAGCGTCAGGTCGACAGAGGAATCAAAGCCGAGGATGAAACGGACTCGGGTgaggccacgcccacttcctcTGAAGGTTCAGTGCAGTCCGTGCCCCAGgctcctcccccacccccgcccccgttgcctcctccaggagctgccacagctcctcctcctcctcctgtagcTCCACCTGCCGTGCCGACTCCTGGAGGTG GTttcaagaagaagaagtccaTCAAGACCAAGTATCGAATGCCACTGTTGAACTGGCAGGACCTCAAATGCAACCAGGTGGCAGGAACCATCTTCAGTGAGCTGGACGACGAACACGTCTACGAG GAGGTGAACATGGCTGCATTCGAGGAACAGTTCAAGACCAAGGCCCAGTCGGCTCCCGTAGAACTGGGAACTCTGAAGAAGAAACTGGCCCAGAAGGCCCCCAGCAAAGTGTCTCTGATGGAGCCCAACAGGGCCAAGAACCTGGCCATCACGCTGCGTAAGGAAGGCGTGGCCGGGTCCGACATCTGCTGCGCCATAGAGAC GTACAACCCAAAAGCCCTGAGCCTGGACTTCCTGGAGCTCCTGGAGCGCTTCATCCCCACCGAGTACGAGATGAAGCTCATCCACAGCTACGAGTGCGAGGGCAGGCCCCTGGACGAGCTCAGCGAGGAGGACCGCTTCATGGTGCTCTTCAGCAAGATCCCTCGGCTCGGCCAGCGCATCAGCACCCTCACCTTCATGGGCAACTTCCCCGAGAGCGTCCAGCTAATGCAGCCT CAACTCAACGCGGTCATCGCTGCGTCCATGTCGCTGAAATCATCCGTCAAGCTGAAGAAACTCCTGGAG ATCATCTTAGCGTTTGGAAACTACATGAACAGCAGCAAGCGAGGAGCCGCGTACGGCTTCCGGCTGCAGAGCCTGGATCTG CTGTTAGACACTAAATCCACTGATCGGAAGCAGACGTTGCTGAACTTCATCACCAGCATCATCCAGGAGAAATACCCTGAGGTCCGGTCCTTCTACGCCGAGCTGCACTTTCTGGATAAGGCGGCGCTTGGTGAGCAGCCGACTGATGCACACGTCTGCTCCGGTGGAGTTCATCCTATCCTTTCTGACCTCTCCTGGACCTTCTGGCCAGTTTCTCTGGACAGCATTCAGCAGGACGTGCAGGCTCTGGAGCGAGGCATGGAGCTGACCAGGAGGGAGTTCTCCATAGAGAAGGACAACCCTGTGCTCCAGACGTTCCTCAGCCTCAACACGGGGCTGCTCAACGCGCTGACGGCCGACAGAAGGACCGCTCAG GACGTGTACGACTCCGTCGTCGAGTACTTTGGAGAGAACTCCAAGACGACGCCTCCGTCCATGTTCTTCCCCGTCTTCATCAGATTCATTAAAGCCTACAAG CAAGCGGAGCAGGAGaacgagcagaggaagaaacacGAGCTAAACAGCGAAGCTCCGTCGACTCCACCCAGACCTGACGGTTCGGAGACCAAG GTTCTCCTGATTCCcaaactgcagcagatggaTCTAATCGCGGAGCTGAAGAGGCGGCAGGTGTCTCCTCTggtgagggagaggaaggacgGCGCCATCGAGGACATCATCACAG ATCTGAAGAACCAGCCGTACAGACGAGCTGACGCCGCCCGACACAGTGCCAAGTGGAAGCagagtcagcagctgcaggtgtccTCGGACATCTCCCTCTGA